TTAACAACGCCACGAATAACGCGGCAACGCTTAACCTCACCGCGCTCAATGCGGGAATTTATATGGTGCGCGTGAGCGGGAAAAACGTCCATTTTGCAAAGAAGATTGTACTGAGGTAAAACTGTTCAAGACGGAGATGCCCTCCCCATACGCGGATCATGCTCACGTAAGTGCTGAAGCACTAAGTGATCAAAGAGCTCAGTGGCGGGCATGACATAGGAGTCGAAGGATTACAACATTTGGAGGGTAAATGATGAAAAAAATTATGTTGGCAGCACTTTGCGCTGCGTCAGCCATTTACGCAGGCACATTCGAAACCTGGATTGGAGCTGATTACGCCACAAGAGTAGAAACCGGACTAGGCAACGAAACCAATACCTACGGAATTTGGTACGACTTTAATGATTATTACGAAATAGAAACTTATGGAATAATAGGCGGGGAACTTAGACCAGGCTCCTGGTTATATACCATGTCCGAAGCATGTTATGATCACGAATACAACTGTGTCGAATATTTTTTTGATCCTGTCGTAGAATATTGCGCCGCAATTTGTGGAACAGCCCGTTTACGAGAAGGAGCGCCTACCGCACAACCGTTCGTGGGCGTCGCATTCAACGTTGTCGGCAAAGTATCAAAAGATAGCCCAATTCTAGCCACGGGTGACGCCTCTGCCTGGGGTGGACTCTGCGTAACCTACTCCTCTGATGCGGACATATACCTAGAACTTGGGCTTGGCAACACCATTGATTCAACGATGAATTACGCACTCCCTGCAGTAAAGCTCCCAGCCTCCAAAACGGACAATAGAATTATCGCCTCATGGTCCGACTTTAAACAACCTTCAGGGTACGATGGTTCTGTCAAATTTGACGGAGAAACAGCAGCAAAACAATTGGCTTCTATCAAATTTAAAATTCAGGCGGATTCCGGGGACTACGATTTCAATATTTGCGCGGTAGGTCCGAAAGACGGAACATGCCCAGAAAAATGCATCAAACCTTGGCTCGAACAAGAAAACAAGATTGCTCGCGGTGTTTCAGCAATCAAGACTAATTTGAACGGGCGCACGCTTGGATTCACGGGAATCAAGTCCACCGCCACCGTCGAGGTTTTAAATTCTCTTGGGCAGGTCGTGATGAAAAGAGCTATAGGCAACAGCGCCCAAACGCTCAACCTCGCCGCGCTCAAAGCAGGAGTTTATTTGATACATGTTGTTGGAAAATCAACAAACTTAGTTCGTAAAATTTTGTTAAAATAAATAGACAAAATATTTAATATTTTTTATCATTGGTACAAATCATATCAAACCAAGGAGAATCTAATGAAAAAAATTTTCTTGATTGCAACAACTGTGTTGGCTTTTGCAGCAAGTTCTTTCGCAACACCTTCCAAACCGTTTACCTCAGGCATTTCTCTCTCGGAAACAACAGAATTCGCCCGTGGCAGCGACGCACCTGATTTCGACGCTTTGTTGGGATACAGAATCAACCTTACGCTTGCTTACAACGCCATGATTGGAATCATCCCCAATCTTTATGTCCACCCGGCACTCGGCGTGAGCCTCCGCCTCAGCTCTGAATCCGATAATAAGAACAGTGGCAGTGGCTTCAACATGTCCGTTTCTTCCAATGATGAAAAAACGGTTTCTGCTTTGGACGTTTTGCTCCCTGTAACAGCTCGTTATTACATCACAAACAATTTCTTCGCTGAACTCGGCTTGGAATTCGACTTCAACATTTTGGAATCCTACAACACTGGTAGCCAAAAAGAAGACGATTATTACGAAAGCATGTATGAACCAAGCGCCGTTAACCTGGGCATCGTAGGTGGCATCGGTGCAACATTCAATTTCGGTCTCGAAATCAGCCTTACCTACACGCACGGTCTCACGGATCTTTACAAAGAAAAGAAGGTTGTTGATTTAAACATCATGGGCTACTCCATTGCACAGAAAAACGCAAACTGGTCTTACAGCCGCCTCAACTTCAACATTGGTTACTGGTTCGGCTACAGAAACTAATCTTAGTTAAAAGAACTCAAAAGCCTCCGATTAATCGGAGGCTTTTTTGTTTTTGTTTTAATAGAAAGCTTTGAGCACAAAACAAAAACGCCCACGGGTACTACCCGCGGGCTGTTTTGTTAAGAAGGAAATTCCCACTCGGTAGCGGGAATGACATTAAATGGAACCCGTGAACAACAAACGCCTCGTATTGCGATTTCATCGCATAAACCGGCGCCTCAACAATAGAAACAAGCAAGCTTGTTTCTGCTGTATTCGGCTTGGATTTATTTAACGAGGCGTGGTTGCGAGAGCGAGGCGAAGACGGAGTCCCCGCCATGCATAAGAGCCGAGCGGTCTGATTACGTGTGAGCGAGAAACGCCTGGCATTAGCCAGGCGTTTTCGCGAGAGTGAGCGTCGCTCACATATTTCTATTTGATTCTGACGCGAAC
This is a stretch of genomic DNA from Fibrobacter sp. UWB13. It encodes these proteins:
- a CDS encoding T9SS type A sorting domain-containing protein, producing MMKKIMLAALCAASAIYAGTFETWIGADYATRVETGLGNETNTYGIWYDFNDYYEIETYGIIGGELRPGSWLYTMSEACYDHEYNCVEYFFDPVVEYCAAICGTARLREGAPTAQPFVGVAFNVVGKVSKDSPILATGDASAWGGLCVTYSSDADIYLELGLGNTIDSTMNYALPAVKLPASKTDNRIIASWSDFKQPSGYDGSVKFDGETAAKQLASIKFKIQADSGDYDFNICAVGPKDGTCPEKCIKPWLEQENKIARGVSAIKTNLNGRTLGFTGIKSTATVEVLNSLGQVVMKRAIGNSAQTLNLAALKAGVYLIHVVGKSTNLVRKILLK
- a CDS encoding outer membrane beta-barrel protein — its product is MKKIFLIATTVLAFAASSFATPSKPFTSGISLSETTEFARGSDAPDFDALLGYRINLTLAYNAMIGIIPNLYVHPALGVSLRLSSESDNKNSGSGFNMSVSSNDEKTVSALDVLLPVTARYYITNNFFAELGLEFDFNILESYNTGSQKEDDYYESMYEPSAVNLGIVGGIGATFNFGLEISLTYTHGLTDLYKEKKVVDLNIMGYSIAQKNANWSYSRLNFNIGYWFGYRN